One Candidatus Brocadia sp. DNA window includes the following coding sequences:
- a CDS encoding DUF296 domain-containing protein — protein sequence MKYQVGKIGRVVVARFEDKEDVLGNLSSIAKKEVISSAAFYLVGGMREGKIVVGPEKDELPPTPVWRELGESHEIVGFGTIFNQNNEPKVHLHAAFGKKDNVKVGCLRENSSTFLVLEAVIIELSGINAVREFDPVSGLNILKL from the coding sequence ATGAAATATCAGGTAGGCAAAATAGGAAGAGTTGTTGTCGCAAGATTTGAAGACAAAGAAGATGTCCTTGGGAATCTCAGTAGCATAGCAAAAAAAGAGGTCATTAGCTCGGCAGCATTTTATCTGGTAGGCGGTATGCGTGAAGGGAAGATCGTTGTCGGGCCTGAAAAAGATGAACTCCCTCCGACCCCGGTATGGAGAGAGCTTGGCGAAAGCCACGAAATCGTCGGTTTTGGAACCATATTTAACCAGAACAACGAACCAAAGGTCCATCTACATGCCGCGTTCGGCAAAAAGGATAACGTAAAAGTAGGATGCCTCAGAGAAAATTCCAGTACATTTCTCGTCCTTGAGGCAGTAATTATCGAACTCAGCGGAATCAATGCCGTGAGGGAATTTGACCCCGTGTCAGGATTAAATATACTTAAGCTTTAA
- a CDS encoding 2Fe-2S iron-sulfur cluster binding domain-containing protein: MYPEIHFLLNDREICISGHPGMPVLDYLRRRERLMGTKEGCREGDCGACTVLVGELSGEQIVYKPVTSCLMPLGELYGKHLVTIEGLNMPHLSPVQQAIVDEGATQCGFCTPGIVVSITGYLMEDHQEITKEGVKKYLSGHLCRCTGYRSLKQVVGHFKKMLNNNKGIEFLVINKMLPGYFLEIPARLRRIPEISFREEEEKPDFFIAGGTDICIQKDELLTESRVCILNRRPEMKGIFKKNGYLHIGALTTFEEFSQHTETIKIIPYIREYMFQIASLQIRNRATLGGNIINASPIGDMTILLLALESLLVFKDGEKERTVPITSFYKGYKQLDKTSTEILTEILIPEPTSGTLINFEKVSKRKCLDVASVNSAIKVRCEDGIIREIGLAMGGVAPIPLFLKVTCQYFLGKQVSREVIEGAFLIMQQEISPIDDIRGSADYKRLLARQFCIAHFTKIFPERVKARDFYGTY, from the coding sequence ATGTACCCGGAAATTCATTTTTTACTGAACGATAGAGAAATTTGCATCTCTGGGCATCCCGGTATGCCAGTGTTGGATTATCTCCGGAGAAGAGAAAGATTGATGGGTACCAAGGAAGGTTGCCGCGAAGGTGACTGCGGGGCGTGCACGGTGCTCGTTGGCGAACTATCCGGTGAGCAAATAGTATACAAACCTGTTACCTCCTGCCTGATGCCATTGGGAGAATTGTATGGAAAACATCTTGTTACAATCGAAGGATTGAATATGCCGCACCTCTCGCCCGTACAGCAAGCTATTGTGGATGAAGGGGCTACCCAATGTGGTTTTTGTACACCGGGTATTGTCGTCTCCATCACAGGCTATTTGATGGAAGACCATCAGGAAATCACTAAGGAGGGAGTAAAGAAGTACCTCAGTGGACACCTGTGTCGTTGTACCGGATACCGTTCCTTAAAGCAAGTTGTAGGTCATTTTAAAAAGATGTTAAATAACAACAAGGGTATCGAGTTTCTTGTTATTAATAAAATGCTTCCAGGATATTTCCTTGAAATTCCAGCCAGGTTACGCAGGATTCCCGAAATAAGCTTTCGTGAGGAGGAAGAAAAACCAGACTTTTTTATTGCAGGAGGTACTGACATTTGCATACAAAAAGACGAACTCCTCACTGAATCCCGGGTTTGTATCCTCAACAGGCGACCGGAAATGAAGGGTATATTTAAAAAGAATGGTTATCTGCATATTGGTGCATTAACGACTTTTGAAGAATTTTCCCAACATACCGAGACAATCAAAATTATTCCATACATCCGGGAATATATGTTTCAGATTGCCTCTTTGCAGATTCGTAATCGTGCGACCCTGGGGGGGAATATTATCAATGCCTCGCCGATTGGCGATATGACAATCCTCCTGTTGGCGTTGGAATCATTGTTAGTTTTCAAAGATGGTGAAAAAGAACGTACCGTGCCCATCACGTCCTTTTACAAGGGTTACAAACAGCTTGATAAAACATCAACAGAAATCCTGACAGAGATTCTTATTCCCGAACCGACCTCCGGTACCCTGATCAATTTTGAAAAGGTCTCGAAAAGGAAGTGTCTTGATGTTGCCTCTGTCAATAGCGCCATAAAAGTACGTTGTGAAGATGGGATCATTCGCGAGATTGGTCTGGCGATGGGCGGTGTTGCACCAATCCCTTTATTCCTGAAGGTAACCTGTCAATATTTCCTTGGCAAGCAGGTATCCAGGGAAGTCATTGAAGGCGCTTTTCTCATTATGCAGCAGGAAATTTCTCCCATAGATGACATCCGTGGAAGTGCAGATTACAAAAGGCTTTTAGCCCGCCAGTTTTGCATTGCCCATTTTACAAAAATTTTTCCGGAAAGGGTGAAAGCGAGGGATTTCTATGGAACGTATTGA
- a CDS encoding xanthine dehydrogenase, with translation MERIDAAAHTRGESQYIDDMPLPGEMLYACVFSSPVMHGKILSLHIEETYSLQGVVTVLTSKDIPGENQIGPIIYDEELLASSEVCYVGQPVAVVVGTSPEIALRGVKRIVMNVAELPAVTDPKEAFLQGKIIGVPRTFVLGDVDAVWQNCDFIVEGTCDIGGQEHVYLETQRARAIPLEGNSIRIYSATQGPSAVQRHAAKILGVPASSIEVDVKRLGGAFGGKEDQATPWACMAALAVWHTQKPVELVLRRADDIRMTGKRHPYKSDFKIGVTKEGKILAYEVKHYQNSGATADLSTAVLERTLFHSTNSYFVPNVRIFGVCCRTNLLSNTAFRGFGAPQGMFVIESAITKVAEKLGIPREEIQQKNLLKENDLFPYGQRARNCHIQATWNKAVERYDLPKIRQRIEDYNQTHFETKKGVALMPVCFGISFTTTYMNHASALVHVYTDGSVSVSTGGVEMGQGLTTNLVIAAARAFGIEGHRIKIETTNTTRIANMSPSAASSTTVLNGNAMLRAIRQILDRLKSLIIQELRVPDKDKITIVDEKVFYDGHETGWGWEQLVQIAHLNRIDLSAHGFFASPEIYFDKTKEKGHPFVYHVVGTAIIEVTLDCLRGTYDICSVKIVHDLGRPLNEHVDRGQVEGGLAQGLGWMTMEDLRFNEKGQVLSGALATYKVPDVYFIPDDIEVEFLENGEILGPYGSKAVGEPPLMYGIGIFFALRYAMRAFKPHKEFTFASPLTPERILLQLHSEYLNK, from the coding sequence ATGGAACGTATTGATGCCGCTGCTCATACGCGTGGCGAATCTCAATACATCGATGATATGCCCCTGCCGGGAGAAATGCTGTATGCCTGCGTTTTCTCTTCTCCCGTGATGCACGGGAAAATACTTTCATTGCATATCGAAGAAACATACTCGCTGCAGGGAGTAGTTACTGTTTTAACTTCAAAAGACATACCCGGCGAGAACCAGATCGGCCCGATCATCTATGATGAAGAATTGCTGGCGAGCAGTGAGGTATGCTATGTTGGACAGCCCGTGGCAGTAGTAGTGGGAACGAGCCCGGAAATTGCCCTAAGAGGTGTTAAAAGAATTGTTATGAATGTCGCCGAACTCCCTGCGGTTACTGATCCGAAGGAAGCTTTTCTGCAGGGTAAAATTATTGGCGTTCCGAGGACCTTTGTGCTCGGGGATGTGGATGCAGTATGGCAAAATTGTGACTTTATCGTAGAAGGCACTTGCGATATCGGAGGTCAGGAGCATGTTTACCTTGAAACCCAGCGGGCACGTGCAATTCCACTGGAAGGGAATAGTATCCGTATTTATTCAGCAACGCAGGGTCCAAGTGCTGTACAGCGGCATGCAGCAAAAATCCTGGGAGTGCCCGCTTCTTCCATCGAGGTAGATGTTAAACGGCTGGGAGGCGCATTTGGCGGCAAAGAGGATCAGGCAACACCATGGGCATGTATGGCAGCCCTTGCGGTCTGGCATACTCAAAAACCGGTGGAACTGGTACTCCGACGGGCTGACGATATCAGGATGACAGGCAAACGACATCCGTATAAATCCGACTTTAAAATTGGTGTGACCAAAGAGGGTAAGATACTGGCATATGAGGTCAAACATTACCAGAACTCCGGAGCCACGGCAGATTTATCTACCGCAGTTTTGGAAAGGACACTCTTTCACAGCACGAACAGTTATTTTGTCCCGAATGTACGGATATTTGGAGTCTGTTGCCGAACCAACCTCTTATCAAATACCGCTTTTCGGGGTTTTGGTGCTCCACAGGGGATGTTTGTCATTGAAAGTGCTATCACAAAAGTTGCTGAGAAATTGGGCATACCGCGGGAAGAGATTCAGCAGAAAAATCTCCTGAAAGAAAATGACCTTTTTCCTTACGGCCAACGCGCAAGGAATTGCCATATTCAAGCCACATGGAATAAGGCCGTGGAAAGATATGATTTGCCAAAAATCCGTCAGCGTATCGAGGACTATAACCAGACCCATTTTGAGACGAAAAAAGGGGTTGCCCTGATGCCGGTTTGTTTCGGTATCTCTTTTACAACAACCTATATGAACCATGCAAGTGCTTTAGTTCATGTATATACTGATGGCAGCGTAAGTGTTTCCACAGGTGGAGTAGAGATGGGACAGGGTCTGACTACCAATTTAGTTATTGCTGCCGCAAGAGCCTTTGGAATCGAAGGTCATCGCATCAAGATCGAAACCACAAATACAACGCGAATTGCTAACATGTCACCCAGCGCTGCCAGTTCAACAACCGTTTTAAATGGGAACGCAATGCTACGGGCGATCCGGCAGATTCTTGACCGGCTGAAGTCTCTTATAATTCAGGAACTTCGTGTTCCGGACAAGGATAAAATCACCATCGTTGACGAAAAGGTTTTTTACGATGGACATGAAACAGGCTGGGGGTGGGAACAATTGGTTCAAATTGCTCATTTGAATCGTATAGACCTTTCTGCACACGGTTTTTTTGCCTCACCGGAAATATATTTTGATAAAACAAAAGAAAAGGGCCACCCTTTTGTGTATCACGTCGTCGGGACTGCGATTATCGAGGTAACACTGGATTGCCTGCGCGGCACATATGATATTTGCTCGGTAAAAATTGTGCATGATTTGGGCAGGCCGCTCAATGAACACGTCGATCGTGGTCAGGTCGAGGGTGGACTGGCTCAGGGATTGGGGTGGATGACAATGGAAGACTTGCGATTTAATGAAAAAGGCCAAGTGCTTTCAGGTGCCCTGGCAACTTATAAAGTCCCCGACGTTTATTTTATACCCGACGACATTGAGGTGGAGTTTCTGGAAAATGGAGAAATCCTGGGGCCTTATGGAAGCAAAGCGGTTGGTGAACCGCCCTTGATGTATGGGATTGGAATTTTCTTTGCGCTCCGTTATGCCATGCGTGCCTTCAAACCTCACAAAGAGTTTACATTCGCTTCGCCCCTGACACCGGAACGCATCCTGTTGCAACTGCATTCAGAATATTTGAATAAATAA
- a CDS encoding XdhC/CoxI family protein, translated as MREVVEEALRLTGKNESFVIVTVTCTRGSTPQKAGAKLLVRQDGSRVGTLGGGCIEGDIWCLAKEILHKQGGPLLRKYDLNEEFAARDGLVCGGTMYFFLDPILKPDYFKPFITEIVQAYRGNSSVAMATVVSISNIQSNLGSKLLIKEDSSTKGSLGDPETDHEASSIGRAIASCGGNKIFQTRDGKEIFVEGYTSPPILVLMGGGHVSKATSKLAATLGFRIYVIDDRPEFASKERFPEAEGVVVADFDKGLEKIPVNPNTYIVVATRGHRYDDMALSAAVQTHARFIGLLGSKHKTLEIYKGLIQANVPLERLQEVRAPIGLNIGARTPEELAVSIMAEIVMIRNGGDGAPMKMDAKHLNNLVVKL; from the coding sequence ATGAGGGAAGTCGTTGAGGAAGCTCTTCGTTTAACAGGTAAGAACGAATCTTTTGTAATAGTTACCGTAACATGCACCAGAGGTTCCACTCCCCAAAAGGCCGGCGCTAAATTATTAGTCCGCCAGGATGGTAGCCGTGTTGGCACCCTGGGCGGTGGTTGCATTGAAGGGGACATTTGGTGCCTGGCTAAAGAGATTTTGCATAAACAGGGTGGCCCATTGTTGCGCAAGTATGATTTGAATGAAGAATTTGCAGCCAGGGATGGCCTGGTCTGCGGTGGAACAATGTATTTTTTCCTAGACCCCATTTTGAAACCAGATTATTTTAAACCTTTTATCACTGAAATTGTGCAGGCCTATCGTGGTAATTCATCAGTAGCTATGGCAACTGTGGTCAGTATTTCCAATATCCAATCAAATTTGGGCTCAAAGTTGCTCATTAAGGAAGACAGCTCTACCAAAGGAAGTTTAGGTGATCCTGAAACAGACCATGAAGCAAGTTCAATTGGCCGTGCAATTGCTTCATGCGGTGGCAATAAAATATTCCAGACAAGGGATGGGAAAGAAATCTTTGTAGAGGGCTATACATCCCCACCAATACTTGTCTTAATGGGCGGGGGACACGTCAGCAAGGCAACTTCCAAACTAGCGGCTACATTGGGATTTCGCATCTACGTAATTGATGACCGACCGGAATTTGCCAGTAAAGAACGTTTTCCGGAAGCTGAAGGTGTTGTAGTTGCTGATTTTGATAAAGGGCTTGAAAAGATACCCGTTAATCCCAACACTTACATTGTTGTAGCTACGCGCGGACATCGGTATGATGATATGGCATTGTCAGCGGCAGTTCAAACACATGCCCGCTTTATAGGACTGTTGGGAAGCAAGCACAAGACTCTTGAGATTTACAAAGGCCTCATACAAGCAAACGTCCCGTTGGAACGTTTACAAGAAGTGCGCGCCCCGATAGGGCTCAATATCGGTGCACGCACTCCCGAGGAATTAGCAGTCAGTATCATGGCAGAAATCGTTATGATTCGTAATGGGGGCGACGGCGCTCCCATGAAGATGGACGCGAAGCATTTGAATAATTTGGTTGTAAAATTGTAA
- a CDS encoding nitroreductase family protein, whose protein sequence is MEILKAVKERRSIRSFQKKDISDEIVDKLIDALIWAPSAGNLQARKFFFIKDAKLKRGIVSTALGQSFIAEAPLVIVGCTDSRISGRYGDRGVYLYSIQDVAASIMGMMLVAHENGLGTVWVGAFDEEEIFNLLNLPENLRPIAIVPVGYPLRIPSPPPRVSRHEAVEFR, encoded by the coding sequence ATGGAAATTTTAAAGGCAGTTAAAGAGAGAAGGAGTATAAGGAGTTTTCAGAAAAAGGACATTTCCGACGAAATTGTTGATAAGCTCATAGATGCATTAATATGGGCACCGAGTGCTGGAAATCTGCAGGCAAGAAAGTTCTTTTTCATTAAAGATGCAAAACTTAAAAGGGGAATTGTCTCAACTGCTTTAGGCCAAAGTTTTATTGCTGAGGCACCTCTTGTAATCGTCGGTTGCACCGACAGCAGGATCTCCGGCAGATACGGAGACAGGGGTGTATATCTTTACTCCATTCAGGATGTTGCTGCCAGTATTATGGGTATGATGCTGGTAGCGCATGAAAACGGGCTCGGCACGGTATGGGTGGGCGCGTTTGACGAGGAAGAGATATTCAATCTTTTAAATTTACCTGAAAATCTCCGTCCCATTGCGATAGTGCCTGTTGGTTACCCCCTCAGGATTCCTTCACCCCCTCCGCGTGTATCAAGGCATGAAGCCGTGGAGTTTCGATAA
- a CDS encoding M28 family peptidase produces MLRMPGKSYQGPMPPLTEEQRLLREILRRDVYKLAGEIGDRNVKTNYENLCATADFIEASFQQAGFKVRRQGYEVSLRGLQGRMCYNLEVEITGSERSGEIVVIGGHYDSLEDTPGANDNASGTAAVLALARAFASKQTLRTLRFVMFVNEEPPYFQSKDMGSWVYVKQCRQRNENIVAMLSLETIGYYSDEKWSQNYPVAPLSLVYPTTGNFIAFVGNIKSRKLVRDVVGLFRRYAEFPSEAAVLPERLVGVGWSDQWAFWQGGYPGVMVTDTAPFRYPYYHTQEDTPDKIDYDRLAYVVSALEGVVAGLAGCRHKD; encoded by the coding sequence ATGCTTCGGATGCCGGGTAAAAGCTATCAAGGGCCGATGCCTCCCCTGACGGAGGAACAAAGATTATTACGGGAAATCTTGCGAAGAGATGTGTATAAGCTAGCCGGTGAGATCGGTGATCGTAATGTCAAAACGAACTATGAAAATCTCTGTGCCACGGCTGATTTTATCGAGGCATCGTTTCAGCAAGCTGGCTTTAAAGTCCGTCGGCAAGGCTATGAAGTTAGTTTGAGAGGTCTGCAAGGGCGAATGTGTTATAATCTCGAAGTGGAAATCACGGGCTCAGAAAGGTCTGGCGAAATTGTGGTAATTGGTGGGCACTACGACTCGCTCGAAGACACACCAGGGGCCAATGACAACGCATCAGGAACGGCTGCTGTGCTGGCATTAGCGCGCGCTTTTGCCAGTAAACAAACCCTGCGAACACTTCGTTTTGTAATGTTCGTCAATGAAGAGCCGCCCTACTTTCAAAGCAAAGATATGGGCAGTTGGGTTTACGTGAAGCAATGCCGTCAACGCAACGAAAACATAGTCGCCATGCTCAGCCTGGAAACTATCGGATACTATTCCGACGAAAAATGGAGTCAGAATTATCCCGTCGCTCCTCTGAGTCTCGTTTATCCGACCACGGGAAATTTTATAGCGTTCGTTGGAAATATCAAATCACGCAAACTGGTGCGGGATGTGGTGGGGTTGTTTCGCCGCTATGCGGAATTTCCATCTGAAGCAGCAGTATTACCAGAAAGGCTTGTAGGCGTGGGCTGGTCTGACCAATGGGCATTCTGGCAGGGAGGATATCCAGGGGTTATGGTGACGGATACCGCACCTTTCCGGTATCCCTATTATCATACTCAGGAGGATACTCCTGACAAAATCGATTACGACCGGCTTGCGTATGTGGTGAGTGCCCTGGAAGGGGTTGTGGCAGGCCTTGCGGGTTGCAGGCATAAAGACTGA
- a CDS encoding glucose sorbosone dehydrogenase, with the protein MTFLHKVAVLFLLLSVSTVIIARENQQYKLLNAFPNLSFKNPLDFQHAGDGTNRVFVVSQTGLIYVLENTPSAKSAKVFLDIRDKVIHGGELGLLGLAFHPDYGKNGFFYVNYTTPNPLRSIIARYSVSSKNPDIADKKSELILLEINQPYSNHNGGQLAFGPDGYLYMALGDGGSGGDPKNNGQNKSILLGKILRIDVNCTSENKRYCIPNNNPFKGNTQGYKEEIYAYGLRNPWRFSFDPVTGRLWVADVGQELWEEIDIIEKGKNYGWRIMEGNHCFNPPTDCDTAGLTMPIWEYGHDDQGGCSITGGYVYRGTKLSELYGKYIYADFCSGRIWALYYDGKNPVTNSLLLTENVNISSFGIDKNNEIYICDLNGKVYTIAYKEK; encoded by the coding sequence CACTGTTATAATTGCCAGAGAAAATCAGCAGTACAAATTATTAAATGCCTTCCCAAATCTCTCCTTTAAGAATCCCCTCGATTTCCAACATGCCGGTGATGGAACAAACAGGGTATTTGTTGTTTCCCAAACCGGCTTAATTTATGTCCTTGAAAATACCCCGTCAGCAAAATCCGCTAAGGTTTTTTTAGACATACGAGACAAGGTAATCCATGGCGGTGAATTAGGTCTGCTGGGACTCGCCTTTCATCCTGACTACGGAAAAAACGGATTCTTTTATGTCAATTACACAACTCCCAATCCCCTCCGCTCTATTATCGCCCGGTACTCGGTAAGTTCAAAAAATCCTGATATTGCAGATAAAAAGAGCGAGCTTATTTTGCTTGAAATAAACCAGCCATATAGCAATCATAATGGCGGTCAACTTGCCTTTGGTCCCGACGGCTATTTATATATGGCACTGGGAGACGGTGGTTCTGGCGGAGATCCAAAGAACAACGGACAAAACAAATCGATCCTACTGGGGAAAATATTGCGTATCGACGTGAACTGTACATCAGAAAATAAAAGATATTGCATTCCCAATAATAACCCGTTTAAAGGAAACACACAGGGCTATAAGGAAGAAATTTATGCCTACGGTTTACGAAATCCCTGGAGGTTTAGTTTTGATCCGGTTACGGGACGCCTCTGGGTAGCGGACGTGGGTCAGGAGTTATGGGAAGAAATCGATATCATTGAAAAAGGGAAAAACTATGGCTGGAGGATTATGGAGGGGAATCACTGCTTTAATCCACCCACCGACTGTGATACCGCAGGACTTACCATGCCTATATGGGAATATGGGCACGATGATCAGGGCGGATGCTCAATAACGGGAGGCTATGTTTACCGTGGAACCAAATTATCGGAACTCTATGGAAAATATATTTATGCCGATTTTTGCAGCGGGAGAATCTGGGCATTGTATTATGACGGCAAAAATCCAGTCACAAATTCCCTTTTATTAACAGAAAATGTCAATATTTCATCTTTTGGAATAGATAAAAATAATGAAATTTATATTTGCGATTTGAATGGTAAGGTTTATACCATTGCTTATAAAGAGAAATGA